From Xenopus tropicalis strain Nigerian chromosome 3, UCB_Xtro_10.0, whole genome shotgun sequence, the proteins below share one genomic window:
- the cpsf6 gene encoding cleavage and polyadenylation specificity factor subunit 6 isoform X5 yields MADGVDHIDIYADVGEEFNQEAEYGAHEQIELYEDVISPSANNGDAPEDRDYMDNLATSVGDDVVKGSVPNIVYTYTGKRIALYIGNLTWWTTDEDLTDAVHSLGVNDILEIKFFENRANGQSKGFALICVSSESSSKKLMDLLPKREMHGQKPIVTPCNKQFLSQFEMQSRKTGMTPPRPPMCPPGPPGPPGPPPPGQPLPPPLPGPPNRGDRPPPPVMFPGQPYGQPPIVPLPPGPPPPVYGPPPGPPPPQQGPPPPPGPFPPRPPGPPMALGPPPHLPGPPPGGPPPAPHVNPNFFPPPGNAGMPSSDSRGPPPSDPYGRPPPYERGDYGPPGRDMDVVRAPLSEAEFEEIMNRNRAISSSAISRAVSDASAGDYGSAIETLVTAISLIKQSKVSADDRCKVLISSLQDCLHGIESKSYGSGSRRRERSRERDHSRSREKSRRHKSRSRDRHDDYYRERSRERERHRDRERDRDRERDREREYRHR; encoded by the exons GAAGCAGAATATGGTGCACATGAGCAAATTGAACTCTATGAGGATGTCATCTCACCATCTGCAAACAATGGAGATGCTCCTGAGGACCGCGACTATATGGATAATCTAGCAACTTCTGTTGGAGATGATGTAGTGAAAGGATCTGTTCCTAATATTGTGTATACCTATACTGGTAAACGAATAGCACTCTACATTGGAAATCTAACATGG TGGACAACTGATGAAGACTTGACAGATGCTGTTCATTCTTTGGGTGTTAATGATATTTTGGAAATAAAATTTTTTGAAAATCGGGCCAATGGCCAGTCAAAGGG gtttGCACTTATATGCGTTAGTTCTGAATCCTCATCAAAGAAGCTTATGGATCTTTTGCCAAAAAGAGAGATGCATGGCCAGAAGCCGATTGTTACACCTTGCAACAAGCAGTTCCTTAGTCAATTTGAAATGCAGTCAAGGAAAA CAGGGATGACCCCACCAAGACCTCCTATGTGCCCTCCAGGTCCACCAGGACCCCCTGGCCCGCCTCCACCTGGACAGCCTCTTCCCCCTCCTTTGCCTGGACCTCCAAATCGTGGTGACCGCCCTCCTCCTCCTGTTATGTTTCCTGGCCAGCCATATGGTCAACCTCCCATAGTCCCACTCCCACCTGGTCCACCGCCTCCTGTTTATGGCCCGCCTCCTGGTCCACCTCCTCCACAGCAAGGCCCACCCCCACCTCCTGGTCCTTTCCCTCCGCGTCCTCCAGGTCCACCAATGGCACTTGGCCCTCCTCCTCACTTACCAGGACCGCCTCCAGGTGGACCACCACCAGCTCCACATGTGAATCCAAACTTCTTTCCCCCACCCGGTAATGCTGGCATGCCTTCTTCAGATAGTCGGGGCCCTCCCCCGTCTGATCCATATGGTCGTCCACCTCCGTATGAAAGAGGAGACTATGGCCCACCAGGAAG GGATATGGATGTTGTCCGAGCACCTTTAAGTGAGGCAGAGTTTGAAGAAATAATGAATAGAAACAGAGCAATTTCAAGCAGTGCAATTTCAAGAGCAGTCTCTGATGCCAGTGCTG gtGACTATGGAAGTGCTATTGAAACTTTGGTCACCGCAATTTCTTTGATAAAGCAGTCTAAAGTTTCAGCAGATGATCGTTGCAAAGTTCTGATAAGTTCCTTGCAGGATTGCCTCCATGGGATTGAATCAAAGTCTTATGGTTCAGGGTCTAG AAGACGTGAGCGTTCAAGGGAAAGGGACCACAGTAGGTCAAGAGAAAAGAGCAGGCGGCATAAATCCCGTAGTAGAGATCGCCATGATGATTATTATCGGGAAAGAAGtcgggagagagagagacaccgGGATAGAGAGCGGGACCGAGACAGGGAAcgggacagagagagagagtatcGTCATCGTTAA
- the cpsf6 gene encoding cleavage and polyadenylation specificity factor subunit 6 isoform X4, translating to MADGVDHIDIYADVGEEFNQEAEYGAHEQIELYEDVISPSANNGDAPEDRDYMDNLATSVGDDVVKGSVPNIVYTYTGKRIALYIGNLTWWTTDEDLTDAVHSLGVNDILEIKFFENRANGQSKGFALICVSSESSSKKLMDLLPKREMHGQKPIVTPCNKQFLSQFEMQSRKTTQAGQMSGEGKAGPPGVNARLPFPPGGRGRGRFPTSGPGGDRFPGPAGPGGPPPPFAAGMTPPRPPMCPPGPPGPPGPPPPGQPLPPPLPGPPNRGDRPPPPVMFPGQPYGQPPIVPLPPGPPPPVYGPPPGPPPPQQGPPPPPGPFPPRPPGPPMALGPPPHLPGPPPGGPPPAPHVNPNFFPPPGNAGMPSSDSRGPPPSDPYGRPPPYERGDYGPPGRDMDVVRAPLSEAEFEEIMNRNRAISSSAISRAVSDASAGDYGSAIETLVTAISLIKQSKVSADDRCKVLISSLQDCLHGIESKSYGSGSRRERSRERDHSRSREKSRRHKSRSRDRHDDYYRERSRERERHRDRERDRDRERDREREYRHR from the exons GAAGCAGAATATGGTGCACATGAGCAAATTGAACTCTATGAGGATGTCATCTCACCATCTGCAAACAATGGAGATGCTCCTGAGGACCGCGACTATATGGATAATCTAGCAACTTCTGTTGGAGATGATGTAGTGAAAGGATCTGTTCCTAATATTGTGTATACCTATACTGGTAAACGAATAGCACTCTACATTGGAAATCTAACATGG TGGACAACTGATGAAGACTTGACAGATGCTGTTCATTCTTTGGGTGTTAATGATATTTTGGAAATAAAATTTTTTGAAAATCGGGCCAATGGCCAGTCAAAGGG gtttGCACTTATATGCGTTAGTTCTGAATCCTCATCAAAGAAGCTTATGGATCTTTTGCCAAAAAGAGAGATGCATGGCCAGAAGCCGATTGTTACACCTTGCAACAAGCAGTTCCTTAGTCAATTTGAAATGCAGTCAAGGAAAA CTACACAGGCTGGCCAAATGTCTGGAGAAGGAAAAGCTGGTCCCCCTGGCGTCAATGCTCGTTTACCATTTCCACCGGGTGGCAGAGGGAGGGGCCGCTTCCCAACTTCAGGTCCTGGTGGTGACAGGTTCCCTGGGCCTGCTGGACCTGGAGGGCCTCCACCACCTTTTGCAG CAGGGATGACCCCACCAAGACCTCCTATGTGCCCTCCAGGTCCACCAGGACCCCCTGGCCCGCCTCCACCTGGACAGCCTCTTCCCCCTCCTTTGCCTGGACCTCCAAATCGTGGTGACCGCCCTCCTCCTCCTGTTATGTTTCCTGGCCAGCCATATGGTCAACCTCCCATAGTCCCACTCCCACCTGGTCCACCGCCTCCTGTTTATGGCCCGCCTCCTGGTCCACCTCCTCCACAGCAAGGCCCACCCCCACCTCCTGGTCCTTTCCCTCCGCGTCCTCCAGGTCCACCAATGGCACTTGGCCCTCCTCCTCACTTACCAGGACCGCCTCCAGGTGGACCACCACCAGCTCCACATGTGAATCCAAACTTCTTTCCCCCACCCGGTAATGCTGGCATGCCTTCTTCAGATAGTCGGGGCCCTCCCCCGTCTGATCCATATGGTCGTCCACCTCCGTATGAAAGAGGAGACTATGGCCCACCAGGAAG GGATATGGATGTTGTCCGAGCACCTTTAAGTGAGGCAGAGTTTGAAGAAATAATGAATAGAAACAGAGCAATTTCAAGCAGTGCAATTTCAAGAGCAGTCTCTGATGCCAGTGCTG gtGACTATGGAAGTGCTATTGAAACTTTGGTCACCGCAATTTCTTTGATAAAGCAGTCTAAAGTTTCAGCAGATGATCGTTGCAAAGTTCTGATAAGTTCCTTGCAGGATTGCCTCCATGGGATTGAATCAAAGTCTTATGGTTCAGGGTCTAG ACGTGAGCGTTCAAGGGAAAGGGACCACAGTAGGTCAAGAGAAAAGAGCAGGCGGCATAAATCCCGTAGTAGAGATCGCCATGATGATTATTATCGGGAAAGAAGtcgggagagagagagacaccgGGATAGAGAGCGGGACCGAGACAGGGAAcgggacagagagagagagtatcGTCATCGTTAA
- the cpsf6 gene encoding cleavage and polyadenylation specificity factor subunit 6 (The RefSeq protein has 1 substitution compared to this genomic sequence), with product MADGVDHIDIYADVGEEFNQEAEYGAHEQIELYEDVISPSANNGDAPEDRDYMDNLATSVGDDVVKGSVPNIVYTYTGKRIALYIGNLTWWTTDEDLTDAVHSLGVNDILEIKFFENRANGQSKGFALICVSSESSSKKLMDLLPKREMHGQKPIVTPCNKQFLSQFEMQSRKTATQAGQMSGEGKAGPPGVNARLPFPPGGRGRGRFPTSGPGGDGFPGPAGPGGPPPPFAAGMTPPRPPMCPPGPPGPPGPPPPGQPLPPPLPGPPNRGDRPPPPVMFPGQPYGQPPIVPLPPGPPPPVYGPPPGPPPPQQGPPPPPGPFPPRPPGPPMALGPPPHLPGPPPGGPPPAPHVNPNFFPPPGNAGMPSSDSRGPPPSDPYGRPPPYERGDYGPPGRDMDVVRAPLSEAEFEEIMNRNRAISSSAISRAVSDASAGDYGSAIETLVTAISLIKQSKVSADDRCKVLISSLQDCLHGIESKSYGSGSRRERSRERDHSRSREKSRRHKSRSRDRHDDYYRERSRERERHRDRERDRDRERDREREYRHR from the exons GAAGCAGAATATGGTGCACATGAGCAAATTGAACTCTATGAGGATGTCATCTCACCATCTGCAAACAATGGAGATGCTCCTGAGGACCGCGACTATATGGATAATCTAGCAACTTCTGTTGGAGATGATGTAGTGAAAGGATCTGTTCCTAATATTGTGTATACCTATACTGGTAAACGAATAGCACTCTACATTGGAAATCTAACATGG TGGACAACTGATGAAGACTTGACAGATGCTGTTCATTCTTTGGGTGTTAATGATATTTTGGAAATAAAATTTTTTGAAAATCGGGCCAATGGCCAGTCAAAGGG gtttGCACTTATATGCGTTAGTTCTGAATCCTCATCAAAGAAGCTTATGGATCTTTTGCCAAAAAGAGAGATGCATGGCCAGAAGCCGATTGTTACACCTTGCAACAAGCAGTTCCTTAGTCAATTTGAAATGCAGTCAAGGAAAA caGCTACACAGGCTGGCCAAATGTCTGGAGAAGGAAAAGCTGGTCCCCCTGGCGTCAATGCTCGTTTACCATTTCCACCGGGTGGCAGAGGGAGGGGCCGCTTCCCAACTTCAGGTCCTGGTGGTGACAGGTTCCCTGGGCCTGCTGGACCTGGAGGGCCTCCACCACCTTTTGCAG CAGGGATGACCCCACCAAGACCTCCTATGTGCCCTCCAGGTCCACCAGGACCCCCTGGCCCGCCTCCACCTGGACAGCCTCTTCCCCCTCCTTTGCCTGGACCTCCAAATCGTGGTGACCGCCCTCCTCCTCCTGTTATGTTTCCTGGCCAGCCATATGGTCAACCTCCCATAGTCCCACTCCCACCTGGTCCACCGCCTCCTGTTTATGGCCCGCCTCCTGGTCCACCTCCTCCACAGCAAGGCCCACCCCCACCTCCTGGTCCTTTCCCTCCGCGTCCTCCAGGTCCACCAATGGCACTTGGCCCTCCTCCTCACTTACCAGGACCGCCTCCAGGTGGACCACCACCAGCTCCACATGTGAATCCAAACTTCTTTCCCCCACCCGGTAATGCTGGCATGCCTTCTTCAGATAGTCGGGGCCCTCCCCCGTCTGATCCATATGGTCGTCCACCTCCGTATGAAAGAGGAGACTATGGCCCACCAGGAAG GGATATGGATGTTGTCCGAGCACCTTTAAGTGAGGCAGAGTTTGAAGAAATAATGAATAGAAACAGAGCAATTTCAAGCAGTGCAATTTCAAGAGCAGTCTCTGATGCCAGTGCTG gtGACTATGGAAGTGCTATTGAAACTTTGGTCACCGCAATTTCTTTGATAAAGCAGTCTAAAGTTTCAGCAGATGATCGTTGCAAAGTTCTGATAAGTTCCTTGCAGGATTGCCTCCATGGGATTGAATCAAAGTCTTATGGTTCAGGGTCTAG ACGTGAGCGTTCAAGGGAAAGGGACCACAGTAGGTCAAGAGAAAAGAGCAGGCGGCATAAATCCCGTAGTAGAGATCGCCATGATGATTATTATCGGGAAAGAAGtcgggagagagagagacaccgGGATAGAGAGCGGGACCGAGACAGGGAAcgggacagagagagagagtatcGTCATCGTTAA
- the cpsf6 gene encoding cleavage and polyadenylation specificity factor subunit 6 isoform X6: protein MADGVDHIDIYADVGEEFNQEAEYGAHEQIELYEDVISPSANNGDAPEDRDYMDNLATSVGDDVVKGSVPNIVYTYTGKRIALYIGNLTWWTTDEDLTDAVHSLGVNDILEIKFFENRANGQSKGFALICVSSESSSKKLMDLLPKREMHGQKPIVTPCNKQFLSQFEMQSRKTGMTPPRPPMCPPGPPGPPGPPPPGQPLPPPLPGPPNRGDRPPPPVMFPGQPYGQPPIVPLPPGPPPPVYGPPPGPPPPQQGPPPPPGPFPPRPPGPPMALGPPPHLPGPPPGGPPPAPHVNPNFFPPPGNAGMPSSDSRGPPPSDPYGRPPPYERGDYGPPGRDMDVVRAPLSEAEFEEIMNRNRAISSSAISRAVSDASAGDYGSAIETLVTAISLIKQSKVSADDRCKVLISSLQDCLHGIESKSYGSGSRRERSRERDHSRSREKSRRHKSRSRDRHDDYYRERSRERERHRDRERDRDRERDREREYRHR from the exons GAAGCAGAATATGGTGCACATGAGCAAATTGAACTCTATGAGGATGTCATCTCACCATCTGCAAACAATGGAGATGCTCCTGAGGACCGCGACTATATGGATAATCTAGCAACTTCTGTTGGAGATGATGTAGTGAAAGGATCTGTTCCTAATATTGTGTATACCTATACTGGTAAACGAATAGCACTCTACATTGGAAATCTAACATGG TGGACAACTGATGAAGACTTGACAGATGCTGTTCATTCTTTGGGTGTTAATGATATTTTGGAAATAAAATTTTTTGAAAATCGGGCCAATGGCCAGTCAAAGGG gtttGCACTTATATGCGTTAGTTCTGAATCCTCATCAAAGAAGCTTATGGATCTTTTGCCAAAAAGAGAGATGCATGGCCAGAAGCCGATTGTTACACCTTGCAACAAGCAGTTCCTTAGTCAATTTGAAATGCAGTCAAGGAAAA CAGGGATGACCCCACCAAGACCTCCTATGTGCCCTCCAGGTCCACCAGGACCCCCTGGCCCGCCTCCACCTGGACAGCCTCTTCCCCCTCCTTTGCCTGGACCTCCAAATCGTGGTGACCGCCCTCCTCCTCCTGTTATGTTTCCTGGCCAGCCATATGGTCAACCTCCCATAGTCCCACTCCCACCTGGTCCACCGCCTCCTGTTTATGGCCCGCCTCCTGGTCCACCTCCTCCACAGCAAGGCCCACCCCCACCTCCTGGTCCTTTCCCTCCGCGTCCTCCAGGTCCACCAATGGCACTTGGCCCTCCTCCTCACTTACCAGGACCGCCTCCAGGTGGACCACCACCAGCTCCACATGTGAATCCAAACTTCTTTCCCCCACCCGGTAATGCTGGCATGCCTTCTTCAGATAGTCGGGGCCCTCCCCCGTCTGATCCATATGGTCGTCCACCTCCGTATGAAAGAGGAGACTATGGCCCACCAGGAAG GGATATGGATGTTGTCCGAGCACCTTTAAGTGAGGCAGAGTTTGAAGAAATAATGAATAGAAACAGAGCAATTTCAAGCAGTGCAATTTCAAGAGCAGTCTCTGATGCCAGTGCTG gtGACTATGGAAGTGCTATTGAAACTTTGGTCACCGCAATTTCTTTGATAAAGCAGTCTAAAGTTTCAGCAGATGATCGTTGCAAAGTTCTGATAAGTTCCTTGCAGGATTGCCTCCATGGGATTGAATCAAAGTCTTATGGTTCAGGGTCTAG ACGTGAGCGTTCAAGGGAAAGGGACCACAGTAGGTCAAGAGAAAAGAGCAGGCGGCATAAATCCCGTAGTAGAGATCGCCATGATGATTATTATCGGGAAAGAAGtcgggagagagagagacaccgGGATAGAGAGCGGGACCGAGACAGGGAAcgggacagagagagagagtatcGTCATCGTTAA
- the cpsf6 gene encoding cleavage and polyadenylation specificity factor subunit 6 isoform X3, producing MADGVDHIDIYADVGEEFNQEAEYGAHEQIELYEDVISPSANNGDAPEDRDYMDNLATSVGDDVVKGSVPNIVYTYTGKRIALYIGNLTWWTTDEDLTDAVHSLGVNDILEIKFFENRANGQSKGFALICVSSESSSKKLMDLLPKREMHGQKPIVTPCNKQFLSQFEMQSRKTATQAGQMSGEGKAGPPGVNARLPFPPGGRGRGRFPTSGPGGDRFPGPAGPGGPPPPFAGMTPPRPPMCPPGPPGPPGPPPPGQPLPPPLPGPPNRGDRPPPPVMFPGQPYGQPPIVPLPPGPPPPVYGPPPGPPPPQQGPPPPPGPFPPRPPGPPMALGPPPHLPGPPPGGPPPAPHVNPNFFPPPGNAGMPSSDSRGPPPSDPYGRPPPYERGDYGPPGRDMDVVRAPLSEAEFEEIMNRNRAISSSAISRAVSDASAGDYGSAIETLVTAISLIKQSKVSADDRCKVLISSLQDCLHGIESKSYGSGSRRRERSRERDHSRSREKSRRHKSRSRDRHDDYYRERSRERERHRDRERDRDRERDREREYRHR from the exons GAAGCAGAATATGGTGCACATGAGCAAATTGAACTCTATGAGGATGTCATCTCACCATCTGCAAACAATGGAGATGCTCCTGAGGACCGCGACTATATGGATAATCTAGCAACTTCTGTTGGAGATGATGTAGTGAAAGGATCTGTTCCTAATATTGTGTATACCTATACTGGTAAACGAATAGCACTCTACATTGGAAATCTAACATGG TGGACAACTGATGAAGACTTGACAGATGCTGTTCATTCTTTGGGTGTTAATGATATTTTGGAAATAAAATTTTTTGAAAATCGGGCCAATGGCCAGTCAAAGGG gtttGCACTTATATGCGTTAGTTCTGAATCCTCATCAAAGAAGCTTATGGATCTTTTGCCAAAAAGAGAGATGCATGGCCAGAAGCCGATTGTTACACCTTGCAACAAGCAGTTCCTTAGTCAATTTGAAATGCAGTCAAGGAAAA caGCTACACAGGCTGGCCAAATGTCTGGAGAAGGAAAAGCTGGTCCCCCTGGCGTCAATGCTCGTTTACCATTTCCACCGGGTGGCAGAGGGAGGGGCCGCTTCCCAACTTCAGGTCCTGGTGGTGACAGGTTCCCTGGGCCTGCTGGACCTGGAGGGCCTCCACCACCTTTTGCAG GGATGACCCCACCAAGACCTCCTATGTGCCCTCCAGGTCCACCAGGACCCCCTGGCCCGCCTCCACCTGGACAGCCTCTTCCCCCTCCTTTGCCTGGACCTCCAAATCGTGGTGACCGCCCTCCTCCTCCTGTTATGTTTCCTGGCCAGCCATATGGTCAACCTCCCATAGTCCCACTCCCACCTGGTCCACCGCCTCCTGTTTATGGCCCGCCTCCTGGTCCACCTCCTCCACAGCAAGGCCCACCCCCACCTCCTGGTCCTTTCCCTCCGCGTCCTCCAGGTCCACCAATGGCACTTGGCCCTCCTCCTCACTTACCAGGACCGCCTCCAGGTGGACCACCACCAGCTCCACATGTGAATCCAAACTTCTTTCCCCCACCCGGTAATGCTGGCATGCCTTCTTCAGATAGTCGGGGCCCTCCCCCGTCTGATCCATATGGTCGTCCACCTCCGTATGAAAGAGGAGACTATGGCCCACCAGGAAG GGATATGGATGTTGTCCGAGCACCTTTAAGTGAGGCAGAGTTTGAAGAAATAATGAATAGAAACAGAGCAATTTCAAGCAGTGCAATTTCAAGAGCAGTCTCTGATGCCAGTGCTG gtGACTATGGAAGTGCTATTGAAACTTTGGTCACCGCAATTTCTTTGATAAAGCAGTCTAAAGTTTCAGCAGATGATCGTTGCAAAGTTCTGATAAGTTCCTTGCAGGATTGCCTCCATGGGATTGAATCAAAGTCTTATGGTTCAGGGTCTAG AAGACGTGAGCGTTCAAGGGAAAGGGACCACAGTAGGTCAAGAGAAAAGAGCAGGCGGCATAAATCCCGTAGTAGAGATCGCCATGATGATTATTATCGGGAAAGAAGtcgggagagagagagacaccgGGATAGAGAGCGGGACCGAGACAGGGAAcgggacagagagagagagtatcGTCATCGTTAA
- the cpsf6 gene encoding cleavage and polyadenylation specificity factor subunit 6 isoform X1, protein MADGVDHIDIYADVGEEFNQEAEYGAHEQIELYEDVISPSANNGDAPEDRDYMDNLATSVGDDVVKGSVPNIVYTYTGKRIALYIGNLTWWTTDEDLTDAVHSLGVNDILEIKFFENRANGQSKGFALICVSSESSSKKLMDLLPKREMHGQKPIVTPCNKQFLSQFEMQSRKTATQAGQMSGEGKAGPPGVNARLPFPPGGRGRGRFPTSGPGGDRFPGPAGPGGPPPPFAAGMTPPRPPMCPPGPPGPPGPPPPGQPLPPPLPGPPNRGDRPPPPVMFPGQPYGQPPIVPLPPGPPPPVYGPPPGPPPPQQGPPPPPGPFPPRPPGPPMALGPPPHLPGPPPGGPPPAPHVNPNFFPPPGNAGMPSSDSRGPPPSDPYGRPPPYERGDYGPPGRDMDVVRAPLSEAEFEEIMNRNRAISSSAISRAVSDASAGDYGSAIETLVTAISLIKQSKVSADDRCKVLISSLQDCLHGIESKSYGSGSRRRERSRERDHSRSREKSRRHKSRSRDRHDDYYRERSRERERHRDRERDRDRERDREREYRHR, encoded by the exons GAAGCAGAATATGGTGCACATGAGCAAATTGAACTCTATGAGGATGTCATCTCACCATCTGCAAACAATGGAGATGCTCCTGAGGACCGCGACTATATGGATAATCTAGCAACTTCTGTTGGAGATGATGTAGTGAAAGGATCTGTTCCTAATATTGTGTATACCTATACTGGTAAACGAATAGCACTCTACATTGGAAATCTAACATGG TGGACAACTGATGAAGACTTGACAGATGCTGTTCATTCTTTGGGTGTTAATGATATTTTGGAAATAAAATTTTTTGAAAATCGGGCCAATGGCCAGTCAAAGGG gtttGCACTTATATGCGTTAGTTCTGAATCCTCATCAAAGAAGCTTATGGATCTTTTGCCAAAAAGAGAGATGCATGGCCAGAAGCCGATTGTTACACCTTGCAACAAGCAGTTCCTTAGTCAATTTGAAATGCAGTCAAGGAAAA caGCTACACAGGCTGGCCAAATGTCTGGAGAAGGAAAAGCTGGTCCCCCTGGCGTCAATGCTCGTTTACCATTTCCACCGGGTGGCAGAGGGAGGGGCCGCTTCCCAACTTCAGGTCCTGGTGGTGACAGGTTCCCTGGGCCTGCTGGACCTGGAGGGCCTCCACCACCTTTTGCAG CAGGGATGACCCCACCAAGACCTCCTATGTGCCCTCCAGGTCCACCAGGACCCCCTGGCCCGCCTCCACCTGGACAGCCTCTTCCCCCTCCTTTGCCTGGACCTCCAAATCGTGGTGACCGCCCTCCTCCTCCTGTTATGTTTCCTGGCCAGCCATATGGTCAACCTCCCATAGTCCCACTCCCACCTGGTCCACCGCCTCCTGTTTATGGCCCGCCTCCTGGTCCACCTCCTCCACAGCAAGGCCCACCCCCACCTCCTGGTCCTTTCCCTCCGCGTCCTCCAGGTCCACCAATGGCACTTGGCCCTCCTCCTCACTTACCAGGACCGCCTCCAGGTGGACCACCACCAGCTCCACATGTGAATCCAAACTTCTTTCCCCCACCCGGTAATGCTGGCATGCCTTCTTCAGATAGTCGGGGCCCTCCCCCGTCTGATCCATATGGTCGTCCACCTCCGTATGAAAGAGGAGACTATGGCCCACCAGGAAG GGATATGGATGTTGTCCGAGCACCTTTAAGTGAGGCAGAGTTTGAAGAAATAATGAATAGAAACAGAGCAATTTCAAGCAGTGCAATTTCAAGAGCAGTCTCTGATGCCAGTGCTG gtGACTATGGAAGTGCTATTGAAACTTTGGTCACCGCAATTTCTTTGATAAAGCAGTCTAAAGTTTCAGCAGATGATCGTTGCAAAGTTCTGATAAGTTCCTTGCAGGATTGCCTCCATGGGATTGAATCAAAGTCTTATGGTTCAGGGTCTAG AAGACGTGAGCGTTCAAGGGAAAGGGACCACAGTAGGTCAAGAGAAAAGAGCAGGCGGCATAAATCCCGTAGTAGAGATCGCCATGATGATTATTATCGGGAAAGAAGtcgggagagagagagacaccgGGATAGAGAGCGGGACCGAGACAGGGAAcgggacagagagagagagtatcGTCATCGTTAA
- the cpsf6 gene encoding cleavage and polyadenylation specificity factor subunit 6 isoform X7 produces MADGVDHIDIYADVGEEFNQEAEYGAHEQIELYEDVISPSANNGDAPEDRDYMDNLATSVGDDVVKGSVPNIVYTYTGKRIALYIGNLTWWTTDEDLTDAVHSLGVNDILEIKFFENRANGQSKGFALICVSSESSSKKLMDLLPKREMHGQKPIVTPCNKQFLSQFEMQSRKRMTPPRPPMCPPGPPGPPGPPPPGQPLPPPLPGPPNRGDRPPPPVMFPGQPYGQPPIVPLPPGPPPPVYGPPPGPPPPQQGPPPPPGPFPPRPPGPPMALGPPPHLPGPPPGGPPPAPHVNPNFFPPPGNAGMPSSDSRGPPPSDPYGRPPPYERGDYGPPGRDMDVVRAPLSEAEFEEIMNRNRAISSSAISRAVSDASAGDYGSAIETLVTAISLIKQSKVSADDRCKVLISSLQDCLHGIESKSYGSGSRRRERSRERDHSRSREKSRRHKSRSRDRHDDYYRERSRERERHRDRERDRDRERDREREYRHR; encoded by the exons GAAGCAGAATATGGTGCACATGAGCAAATTGAACTCTATGAGGATGTCATCTCACCATCTGCAAACAATGGAGATGCTCCTGAGGACCGCGACTATATGGATAATCTAGCAACTTCTGTTGGAGATGATGTAGTGAAAGGATCTGTTCCTAATATTGTGTATACCTATACTGGTAAACGAATAGCACTCTACATTGGAAATCTAACATGG TGGACAACTGATGAAGACTTGACAGATGCTGTTCATTCTTTGGGTGTTAATGATATTTTGGAAATAAAATTTTTTGAAAATCGGGCCAATGGCCAGTCAAAGGG gtttGCACTTATATGCGTTAGTTCTGAATCCTCATCAAAGAAGCTTATGGATCTTTTGCCAAAAAGAGAGATGCATGGCCAGAAGCCGATTGTTACACCTTGCAACAAGCAGTTCCTTAGTCAATTTGAAATGCAGTCAAGGAAAA GGATGACCCCACCAAGACCTCCTATGTGCCCTCCAGGTCCACCAGGACCCCCTGGCCCGCCTCCACCTGGACAGCCTCTTCCCCCTCCTTTGCCTGGACCTCCAAATCGTGGTGACCGCCCTCCTCCTCCTGTTATGTTTCCTGGCCAGCCATATGGTCAACCTCCCATAGTCCCACTCCCACCTGGTCCACCGCCTCCTGTTTATGGCCCGCCTCCTGGTCCACCTCCTCCACAGCAAGGCCCACCCCCACCTCCTGGTCCTTTCCCTCCGCGTCCTCCAGGTCCACCAATGGCACTTGGCCCTCCTCCTCACTTACCAGGACCGCCTCCAGGTGGACCACCACCAGCTCCACATGTGAATCCAAACTTCTTTCCCCCACCCGGTAATGCTGGCATGCCTTCTTCAGATAGTCGGGGCCCTCCCCCGTCTGATCCATATGGTCGTCCACCTCCGTATGAAAGAGGAGACTATGGCCCACCAGGAAG GGATATGGATGTTGTCCGAGCACCTTTAAGTGAGGCAGAGTTTGAAGAAATAATGAATAGAAACAGAGCAATTTCAAGCAGTGCAATTTCAAGAGCAGTCTCTGATGCCAGTGCTG gtGACTATGGAAGTGCTATTGAAACTTTGGTCACCGCAATTTCTTTGATAAAGCAGTCTAAAGTTTCAGCAGATGATCGTTGCAAAGTTCTGATAAGTTCCTTGCAGGATTGCCTCCATGGGATTGAATCAAAGTCTTATGGTTCAGGGTCTAG AAGACGTGAGCGTTCAAGGGAAAGGGACCACAGTAGGTCAAGAGAAAAGAGCAGGCGGCATAAATCCCGTAGTAGAGATCGCCATGATGATTATTATCGGGAAAGAAGtcgggagagagagagacaccgGGATAGAGAGCGGGACCGAGACAGGGAAcgggacagagagagagagtatcGTCATCGTTAA